The nucleotide sequence ATTCACCAGCGCTCCGTTCACTCCCAGGGTCGGGTGATCAGTGTAGACCGGGAGGTTGATCCAGAAATCCGCGTCGAGAAACAGCGGGGTGGCCAAAAAGCTTCGACGGTTTTCCTCCAAACGCTGTTGTTCACTGCGATTGGCCCGTTCCGCCAAAAACACCGGATCGAAACGGGAGGGCAACGGGCTGTCATAAAACCACTCGGGGTCATAAAACTGGCCCGATTCCAAAATGTAGATCGGGTGACCTTCGAACGGCGACTCACCCGTGATGAGCGACGGCAGGTAACCCGTGAATCGCAAACGCAACGGATTGAGCCCGACCAAAAAGATATCCTCCCGCCGGTATCCCCGTTCCTGCAGCGCGGCGATCACCGCCTGCACCAGAGGCACCGGTGTCGCCAGCCCGGGCCCGGAATCGGCGTAGATTTTGAGCCCCACTTTCCCTTTTTCCCCCGGCACCAGCCGATGTCCCACTGCCTTCTCGAAGCCCTCCAACAGACGCTCGACTTCCGGTCGGTAGCTCGCGAAGGAGAACCCTTCCAGTTTTGCCTCCCATACGGTGCTGGGGAGTTTGATCGGCGAGGGCGCCGCATCAGTCGATGCTGATTGAGCGGACGCCGTGACGCCGAGAGCCGATATGAACGCGGCACATACGAAAGCAGGAATACGAGGCATGGAAGTGGTTAGACGCGAAGAAAGGCAGGTTTGTTTCCGAGTTTCGGAGCAGACCTTGACAGAGCACAGGCCGGGGTAAATGTCCAACTCCCGGCGTCCTCCCCTCGCCATCGTTGTCCATGCCACTAGTTAAACCGACCTGCGTCCGCGACCTGCGCGCCCGGGTGAACATCGTTGATGTGATCTCGCGTAGCGTGACGCTCAAAAAGGCCGGTTCGCGCTTCAAGGGCCTGTGCCCCTTCCATCAGGAAAAGTCGCCGTCGTTCCACGTAAACCCCGACATGGGGGTCTACAAATGCTTCGGCTGCGGCAAATCGGGCGACTTGATCACATTCGTCCGCGAGACCGAGGGGCTCAACTTCATCGAGTCGGTCGAAGCCCTGGGACAGCGCTTCAATGTGCCGATCGAATACGAAAACGGGGCCGGTCCCTCGCGCGAAGAGCGTTCACTCCGACAGGAGATTTTCGAGCTCCACGAGATCACCGCCCAACACTATCACGAATGCTTTCGCGCCGCCAATGACGTGGGCAACTGGATGCGGGACTACTGGGAAAACCATCGCCGTTTCACGCCGGAACTGGCCGAAGAATTCAAAATCGGCGCGGTCGGGGCCGACGGCAGTGGCTTGGGCGGGGTGTTGATGAAGCACGGCTTTTCCGAAGCCGCCCTCCGCCAATGCGGGCTCTTCTTCATCTACGAAGATGCCGCCCTCACCTTGCATTCCTTGCGACCTCGCTTCCGGGGCCGCCTCATGATTCCGATCCGCGATCACCAAGGTCGCGTGGTCGCCTTCACCGCCCGCCAAACCGAACTC is from Synoicihabitans lomoniglobus and encodes:
- a CDS encoding DUF362 domain-containing protein — its product is MPRIPAFVCAAFISALGVTASAQSASTDAAPSPIKLPSTVWEAKLEGFSFASYRPEVERLLEGFEKAVGHRLVPGEKGKVGLKIYADSGPGLATPVPLVQAVIAALQERGYRREDIFLVGLNPLRLRFTGYLPSLITGESPFEGHPIYILESGQFYDPEWFYDSPLPSRFDPVFLAERANRSEQQRLEENRRSFLATPLFLDADFWINLPVYTDHPTLGVNGALVNATLWNASNTARFMKSPTNAPAAVAEMSAIPELRQTWLFTIASLQQYQFVGGPAFNSLYTVSDHTMWLSADPVALDTLMLDRINFHRRKAGFPIVSEEIRTLEFAEVLDVGSSSNLPQRIVSVDG